GGCGAACCCAAACTCAGCACGTTGAAATTTATCAGCCAGCTCAGGATGATATGGATGATGATGATGAATTGCGCCACGTTCAGCACAAGCAGGATAATCTGAAGAATCGACAGCATCTTGAGCCTTTTTCGTTGGGTTGCGCCATAACTAAGGGCGAAGGCGCGCAAGAGCAACCATTTCACCCGTCTGGACATGGGCGACGCAATCACTAGGTAAGGGACGTTGCCACACAAGGACACCCGAATGCTTGTTATCCTGTCACCTGCCAAGAAACTGGACTGGACCGCCCGGCCCGATGCCACCACCCAGCCCGACTTTCAGGCCGATGCGGTCGCGCTGGCAGATATCGCGCGCGATCTTGGCGCGCCGGGGTTGAAAAAGCTGATGCATATCAGCGACAAGCTGGCAGAGCTGAATCTTGACCGGTTCAATGCGTTTCAGGCCGACCCCGCGCCAGAGGCCATGCGCCCCGCCATCCATGCCTTCGCGGGCGACACCTATACCGGGCTGGATGCCGGGTCGCTGGACCGCGATGCGTTGGACTGGGCCAAGGGGCATTTGCGCATTCTGTCGGGCTTGTATGGCCTTTTGCGCCCGTTTGATGCGATGCAGCCCTACCGGCTGGAAATGGGCAGCCGTCTGAAAACCGCCAAGGGCAAATCACTTTATGACTATTGGGGCGACCGAATTTCGCAGGCGCTGAATGCAGCGGCCACCGACGTGGGCGCGTCGGTGATCGTGAATTGCGCATCGCAAGAATACTTTGGCGCGGTGGACATGGGTGCCTTGCGCCCGCGCGTCGTGACCCCGCAGTTTTTGGACAGCAAGGACGGGGCAGAGCCGAAGATCATCAGCTTTCATGCCAAGAAAGCGCGCGGCGCGATGGCACGCTTCATTCTGGAAAACCGCCTGACCGACCCTGCCGGGTTGCGCGACTTCGACACCGGTGGCTATGCTTTCGTGCCAGAGCAGTCGACACAGGATCGACCGGTTTTCCTGCGTGAAAGCTGAAATCGTCGGGCGCTCGGTCAACTTGGCGTTATCCAGCATTGAGCGGGCAGGATTCCGGTTCATACTCGGATATAGATAGGCTTGTCGGGATACGGCCCGCGCAGACACTATTAGCCATGTGCGGTTGCCCCGCGCCTGTTATGGGGTATAGCCGCTGACCATGTTCAACCAAGCGGATACGCTGGCAGACGGCACAGAGCACAAGACAGGGGCAAAAATTACCGTGTCACCAGAAGTGGCCGAAACAACCCATGCGCAGCACCGCCCCATCCAAGACCTTCTGGACACCGTGCGCGGCGCGGTCGATGGGCCAAGCATTTCCTTTGGTGACATTCTGCGCGCGATGGATGCCCGCAGTCAGCCCGTATTGCTGCTGCTCCCCGCATTGATTCTGGTGTCACCTCTTAGCGGCATTCCGGGCCTGTCATCGCTGGGCGGGCTGACAATTGCGCTGGTCGCGGGGCAGATTCTGCTGGGCAGACCCGCGATCTGGCTGCCCGGTTTCTTGCTGCGACGTCAGCTTCCAACTGCGCGGCTAATCTGGGCCTTGTCCAAGTTGGAACGCGCTGCGGCCTTCATCGACCGCAAGACCAGCACACGGGCGGAATGGGTGTTCGGCTTTCCGGGGCGTCACCTTGCGCTGCTTATCTGCATGGCCTGCGGTCTTATCATGCCGTTTTTCGAACTCGTGCCCTTTTCGGCGACCACCTTGGCAATCGTCGTCAGCATTCTGGCCAGCGCGCTTGTCATTCGTGACGGGGTGCTGGCCGCGATGGGGCTAAGCGGCTTCGGGTTTGCCGTGCTCTTGATCGCAAAACTCGCGGCCACCTGACCCTGCGCGCCGCTATTCCGCCGCGCGCAAGGGCAGTTCTGGTTCCAATTCCGGGTCGGGCGCAACAGTGACAGGGCGCCGCGCAGGCAGGCCCGTATCCCAGATCAATTCTGTATCGCGCACGCGCGCCAGCTTTTTGTGCAACTCCCGGTCGCGCCGCGCGGCACTGCCGCCTTTGGCAAACAGCCAGCGCAGCCCCAATGCACCGCGATAAGCGCCTTTCTCTATCCAGACGCGCAGCGCCAGCATCGCGGGCGTCAGCATCAGCGTCAGCACTGTTGCCACGCCAAGGCCGAACACTACCGCCGTGGCCAATTGCTTCCACCACAGCGCGGTCGGGCTATCTATGCTGTAGCCGCCATTGGCGAAATCCAGACTGATCCCCAGCATCATCGGGGTCAGGCCCGCCATGGTGGTGATCGTGGTCATCAAGACGGGACGAATCCGCGCCTCGACCGTGCGGATGATCGCTTCGATCCGCGGCATGATCTTGGCATAGCTTTGATAGGTGTCGATCAACACGATGTTGTTGTTCACCACAATGCCCGCAAGCGCGACAATCCCGGTGCCTGTCATGATGACAGAGAAGGTCTGCTCCATCACGATCATGCCAATCAGCACCCCGGCACTGGACAAGATCACCGCCAGCAGCACCAGAACCGAGTTGTAGAAGCTGTTGAACTGCGTCAGCAGGATGACAAACATCAGGCCCAAGGCCGCACCAAACGCATAGATCAGAAATGTCTGGCTTTCCTGTTGGTCTTGCTGCTCGCCCGTCCATTCCCAGCTTACACCGTTGGGCAGCTCGGCCTCGGTCTGCAACCAGTTGGTCAGGGTCTCGATCCGCTCTGTCGCGTTGATCGGGACCACACGCCAGTCATTGCGGGCAATTTCGGCGCGCAGGTCGGTGGCGCGGTTGAACGCCTCTGACCCCGGCGCGTGGTCATCCGGATGCGTATCTGCACGGTTGACGACGCGCACGACATTGCCATCGGCATCGACAATCTGTTCCAGATTGGGGCGCACATCTGCTTTCACGTCGAAATACCGTTGCTGGTCGATACGGTCGATCCGCGACCGGCTGGAGACGGTTTCCGTCGTGATGAAATTGGATAGTGGCACCATTCCGAAAT
This genomic window from Roseibaca calidilacus contains:
- the yaaA gene encoding peroxide stress protein YaaA produces the protein MLVILSPAKKLDWTARPDATTQPDFQADAVALADIARDLGAPGLKKLMHISDKLAELNLDRFNAFQADPAPEAMRPAIHAFAGDTYTGLDAGSLDRDALDWAKGHLRILSGLYGLLRPFDAMQPYRLEMGSRLKTAKGKSLYDYWGDRISQALNAAATDVGASVIVNCASQEYFGAVDMGALRPRVVTPQFLDSKDGAEPKIISFHAKKARGAMARFILENRLTDPAGLRDFDTGGYAFVPEQSTQDRPVFLRES
- a CDS encoding exopolysaccharide biosynthesis protein: MFNQADTLADGTEHKTGAKITVSPEVAETTHAQHRPIQDLLDTVRGAVDGPSISFGDILRAMDARSQPVLLLLPALILVSPLSGIPGLSSLGGLTIALVAGQILLGRPAIWLPGFLLRRQLPTARLIWALSKLERAAAFIDRKTSTRAEWVFGFPGRHLALLICMACGLIMPFFELVPFSATTLAIVVSILASALVIRDGVLAAMGLSGFGFAVLLIAKLAAT